The following proteins are co-located in the Apium graveolens cultivar Ventura chromosome 5, ASM990537v1, whole genome shotgun sequence genome:
- the LOC141659088 gene encoding protein NEOXANTHIN-DEFICIENT 1 isoform X1 has translation MKAEETNSITSGYGKPPWIFKGSALYQLNLVKAEVARAFIPKEFRLVEAFGYTLGGFFLANYSDSPAGSFDELVVIGGIVWNPPTSCAWATRVLVSSDEACIHGRKDVGLPSYVAKFSKQISATAKPKSKFNTFLNMKGVGGSTNCMEVQVSETKDTAVADFCNINLPAGDAASELNSGKWMGPTIKMSLPSYSGRTEHNPHLLKYSCQIECRIKPTSPAKVLRPASEKSDSTQDPDCTHSDDKRNLSIDVMLSKPILALQFNCLKMDVESPLIVSHVLLNSTEK, from the exons ATGAAAGCTGAAGAAACAAACTCAATTACTAGTGGGTATGGGAAACCTCCCTGGATTTTCAAAGGCAG TGCCCTATACCAGCTCAATCTTGTAAAGGCAGAAGTCGCTCGAGCTTTTATACCAAAAGAGTTTAGACTTGTTGAAGCTTTTGG ATATACTCTGGGTGGCTTCTTTCTTGCCAATTATAGTGACAGCCCCGCTGGAAGTTTTGACGAG CTGGTGGTGATTGGTGGAATTGTATGGAATCCCCCTACATCTTGCGC ATGGGCAACTAGGGTACTCGTTAGCAGTGATGAAGCATGCATTCATGGCCGAAAG GATGTTGGGCTTCCAAGTTACGTTGCCAAATTTTCAAAG CAAATTTCAGCAACTGCAAAGCCGAAAAGTAAATTCAATACCTTTTTAAACATGAAAGGTGTTGGTGGTTCAACAAATTGCATGGAAGTACAAGTTTCTGAAACCAAGGATACTGCTGTAGCAGACTTCTGTAATATCAACCTACCTGCTGGGG ATGCAGCAAGTGAGCTGAATTCTGGTAAATGGATGGGTCCCACTATCAAGATGTCGCTTCCGAGCTACAG TGGCAGAACAGAGCATAACCCGCATCTTCTGAAGTACTCTTGCCAGATTGAGTGCAG GATAAAACCAACATCACCGGCAAAAGTTTTGAGGCCAGCTTCAGAGAAAAGTGACAGCACACAAGATCCTGATTGCACACATTCGGACGACAAAAGAAACCTGAGCATTGATGTTATGCTATCAAAGCCCATCTTAGCTCTGCAATTCAATTGTCTGAAGATGGATGTAGAATCTCCTCTCATCGTATCTCATGTCTTACTGAATTCTACAGAAAAATAA
- the LOC141659088 gene encoding protein NEOXANTHIN-DEFICIENT 1 isoform X3 encodes MKAEETNSITSGYGKPPWIFKGSALYQLNLVKAEVARAFIPKEFRLVEAFGYTLGGFFLANYSDSPAGSFDELVVIGGIVWNPPTSCAWATRVLVSSDEACIHGRKDVGLPSYVAKFSKQISATAKPKSKFNTFLNMKGVGGSTNCMEVQVSETKDTAVADFCNINLPAGDAASELNSGKWMGPTIKMSLPSYRIKPTSPAKVLRPASEKSDSTQDPDCTHSDDKRNLSIDVMLSKPILALQFNCLKMDVESPLIVSHVLLNSTEK; translated from the exons ATGAAAGCTGAAGAAACAAACTCAATTACTAGTGGGTATGGGAAACCTCCCTGGATTTTCAAAGGCAG TGCCCTATACCAGCTCAATCTTGTAAAGGCAGAAGTCGCTCGAGCTTTTATACCAAAAGAGTTTAGACTTGTTGAAGCTTTTGG ATATACTCTGGGTGGCTTCTTTCTTGCCAATTATAGTGACAGCCCCGCTGGAAGTTTTGACGAG CTGGTGGTGATTGGTGGAATTGTATGGAATCCCCCTACATCTTGCGC ATGGGCAACTAGGGTACTCGTTAGCAGTGATGAAGCATGCATTCATGGCCGAAAG GATGTTGGGCTTCCAAGTTACGTTGCCAAATTTTCAAAG CAAATTTCAGCAACTGCAAAGCCGAAAAGTAAATTCAATACCTTTTTAAACATGAAAGGTGTTGGTGGTTCAACAAATTGCATGGAAGTACAAGTTTCTGAAACCAAGGATACTGCTGTAGCAGACTTCTGTAATATCAACCTACCTGCTGGGG ATGCAGCAAGTGAGCTGAATTCTGGTAAATGGATGGGTCCCACTATCAAGATGTCGCTTCCGAGCTACAG GATAAAACCAACATCACCGGCAAAAGTTTTGAGGCCAGCTTCAGAGAAAAGTGACAGCACACAAGATCCTGATTGCACACATTCGGACGACAAAAGAAACCTGAGCATTGATGTTATGCTATCAAAGCCCATCTTAGCTCTGCAATTCAATTGTCTGAAGATGGATGTAGAATCTCCTCTCATCGTATCTCATGTCTTACTGAATTCTACAGAAAAATAA
- the LOC141659088 gene encoding protein NEOXANTHIN-DEFICIENT 1 isoform X2, with the protein MKAEETNSITSGYGKPPWIFKGSALYQLNLVKAEVARAFIPKEFRLVEAFGYTLGGFFLANYSDSPAGSFDELVVIGGIVWNPPTSCAWATRVLVSSDEACIHGRKDVGLPSYVAKFSKQISATAKPKSKFNTFLNMKGVGGSTNCMEVQVSETKDTAVADFCNINLPAGASELNSGKWMGPTIKMSLPSYSGRTEHNPHLLKYSCQIECRIKPTSPAKVLRPASEKSDSTQDPDCTHSDDKRNLSIDVMLSKPILALQFNCLKMDVESPLIVSHVLLNSTEK; encoded by the exons ATGAAAGCTGAAGAAACAAACTCAATTACTAGTGGGTATGGGAAACCTCCCTGGATTTTCAAAGGCAG TGCCCTATACCAGCTCAATCTTGTAAAGGCAGAAGTCGCTCGAGCTTTTATACCAAAAGAGTTTAGACTTGTTGAAGCTTTTGG ATATACTCTGGGTGGCTTCTTTCTTGCCAATTATAGTGACAGCCCCGCTGGAAGTTTTGACGAG CTGGTGGTGATTGGTGGAATTGTATGGAATCCCCCTACATCTTGCGC ATGGGCAACTAGGGTACTCGTTAGCAGTGATGAAGCATGCATTCATGGCCGAAAG GATGTTGGGCTTCCAAGTTACGTTGCCAAATTTTCAAAG CAAATTTCAGCAACTGCAAAGCCGAAAAGTAAATTCAATACCTTTTTAAACATGAAAGGTGTTGGTGGTTCAACAAATTGCATGGAAGTACAAGTTTCTGAAACCAAGGATACTGCTGTAGCAGACTTCTGTAATATCAACCTACCTGCTGGGG CAAGTGAGCTGAATTCTGGTAAATGGATGGGTCCCACTATCAAGATGTCGCTTCCGAGCTACAG TGGCAGAACAGAGCATAACCCGCATCTTCTGAAGTACTCTTGCCAGATTGAGTGCAG GATAAAACCAACATCACCGGCAAAAGTTTTGAGGCCAGCTTCAGAGAAAAGTGACAGCACACAAGATCCTGATTGCACACATTCGGACGACAAAAGAAACCTGAGCATTGATGTTATGCTATCAAAGCCCATCTTAGCTCTGCAATTCAATTGTCTGAAGATGGATGTAGAATCTCCTCTCATCGTATCTCATGTCTTACTGAATTCTACAGAAAAATAA
- the LOC141659088 gene encoding protein NEOXANTHIN-DEFICIENT 1 isoform X4, with protein sequence MKAEETNSITSGYGKPPWIFKGSALYQLNLVKAEVARAFIPKEFRLVEAFGYTLGGFFLANYSDSPAGSFDELVVIGGIVWNPPTSCAWATRVLVSSDEACIHGRKDVGLPSYVAKFSKQISATAKPKSKFNTFLNMKGVGGSTNCMEVQVSETKDTAVADFCNINLPAGASELNSGKWMGPTIKMSLPSYRIKPTSPAKVLRPASEKSDSTQDPDCTHSDDKRNLSIDVMLSKPILALQFNCLKMDVESPLIVSHVLLNSTEK encoded by the exons ATGAAAGCTGAAGAAACAAACTCAATTACTAGTGGGTATGGGAAACCTCCCTGGATTTTCAAAGGCAG TGCCCTATACCAGCTCAATCTTGTAAAGGCAGAAGTCGCTCGAGCTTTTATACCAAAAGAGTTTAGACTTGTTGAAGCTTTTGG ATATACTCTGGGTGGCTTCTTTCTTGCCAATTATAGTGACAGCCCCGCTGGAAGTTTTGACGAG CTGGTGGTGATTGGTGGAATTGTATGGAATCCCCCTACATCTTGCGC ATGGGCAACTAGGGTACTCGTTAGCAGTGATGAAGCATGCATTCATGGCCGAAAG GATGTTGGGCTTCCAAGTTACGTTGCCAAATTTTCAAAG CAAATTTCAGCAACTGCAAAGCCGAAAAGTAAATTCAATACCTTTTTAAACATGAAAGGTGTTGGTGGTTCAACAAATTGCATGGAAGTACAAGTTTCTGAAACCAAGGATACTGCTGTAGCAGACTTCTGTAATATCAACCTACCTGCTGGGG CAAGTGAGCTGAATTCTGGTAAATGGATGGGTCCCACTATCAAGATGTCGCTTCCGAGCTACAG GATAAAACCAACATCACCGGCAAAAGTTTTGAGGCCAGCTTCAGAGAAAAGTGACAGCACACAAGATCCTGATTGCACACATTCGGACGACAAAAGAAACCTGAGCATTGATGTTATGCTATCAAAGCCCATCTTAGCTCTGCAATTCAATTGTCTGAAGATGGATGTAGAATCTCCTCTCATCGTATCTCATGTCTTACTGAATTCTACAGAAAAATAA
- the LOC141661000 gene encoding uncharacterized protein LOC141661000 — translation MAALWKPGKGVYIKELDTNLYLFQFFHEVDVKRVMEGCPWSFNRRALVMAHLKEGENPRSVDLNSMELWVQVHDLNPGYMSKKILKGIGNYICQHVSNRQSNFNGVWKEYLRILVSINLNNPLKRRMKMKMNGDEWFWVSFKYENVPLFCFICRIVGHSEKYCSKLFELEAEEIIKPYGPWIHAPFRGQVEPIGAKWLRTNITTGINNQSPEKTTTTVMNEMIEI, via the coding sequence ATGGCAGCATTATGGAAACCTGGCAAGGGAGTATACATTAAGGAGTTGGACACCAATTTATACCTATTTCAATTCTTTCATGAAGTAGATGTAAAAAGAGTAATGGAAGGATGCCCGTGGTCTTTCAATAGGCGTGCATTAGTGATGGCTCATCTCAAGGAAGGTGAAAACCCAAGGAGCGTAGATCTTAACTCAATGGAATTATGGGTTCAGGTTCATGATCTGAATCCTGGTTACATGTCAAAAAAGATATTGAAAGGAATAGGTAACTACATTTGTCAACATGTTAGTAACCGCCAAAGCAATTTCAATGGTGTTTGGAAAGAGTATTTGAGAATTCTAGTGAGTATAAATCTGAACAACCCTTTGAAGCGACgaatgaaaatgaagatgaatGGTGATGAATGGTTTTGGGTCAGTTTCAAATATGAGAACGTCCCTCTGTTTTGTTTCATTTGCAGAATAGTTGGACACTCAGAAAAGTACTGCAGCAAATTATTTGAGCTTGAAGCAGAAGAAATCATCAAACCATATGGTCCATGGATACATGCTCCTTTCAGGGGACAAGTCGAACCAATAGGAGCTAAATGGTTACGTACAAATATAACCACCGGAATTAATAATCAGTCACCGGAAAAAACAACAACGACCGTAATGAACGAGATGATAGAAATTTAG
- the LOC141659089 gene encoding RNA polymerase II C-terminal domain phosphatase-like 3, producing the protein MSEKCKGEDVDVEEGEISDSCSVEEISEKDFTKGDEPPEKKDKGVAVTASANHLGDSTSTRVWTMQDLFKYQNNNYHQISTGYASGLYNIAWAQAVNNKPLNPYLITNNYINHTADISNVHSLSSDDENVKSKIKNNNSAGGGKLVIEVEDDDDETDKGGMLEEGELEEGEIDLDSEAVDLVKDNHLVGADFKSVAVIFDNELEKQLNLISQDLHTLSLTHGDTSYAGVCSRLQNLVDSLRNVHLDDSMSQEDALVQKAFSSIQTVKHVFFSMSESLKEQNKDVLSRLFAHITSQNPPLFSSKQMTEIHAILPSLSSVVMSSSAGDTVMGEEIQSGAIKLVEHNESNVSEHDTMSVDSPDQNDFHTSDVLKTEVASFRSRGAMLPLLDLHKDHDADTLPSPTRETPPLFPLKKAPSYGNGEMRPEWPVPRPAVDTKIPVVQSYGTDALKAFSTYQQKFGRNTFLVTNRLPSPTPSEESDSGDGDTGGEISSSLTLPHVMNSQARVSSIPQMDNSSGQGIMNPSNAIRLESVTNCAVRSSVKSRDPRLRLANLRTTSTGLNQHSLPFSNTESVVSLGEATNTKRQKIIQKPTFDGPAAKRQKNELDSRAAGNVETVSGHGGWLEDRGTAGLRVTGTDLSVDEKESLPRNFENAMVSSGTNSNTLCGRSMEPNTAVSLTSFLKDIAVNPTLWMNIFKKTVEPAKILSEPLGSDSVLRSLPNNVLPMIPAPEQRSDGALQAPQAASSDEFGKLRMKPRDPRRVLQNNISHKVGNLESGQAKSKNSTFLEIVNQNVQKQDQLKSVSNQSTEAPDIARLFTKNLKNIADILSVSQTSTSPSASSQIPSSQGIQVRPSSSSSKGVLPEPSRLTGESGLPSEAVTAAPSQSQNKWREVEHLFQGFDDKQKADIQKERARRLEEQNKMFASRKLCLVLDLDHTLLNSAKFTEVDPVHEELLRKKEEEDREYPHRHLFRFPHMGMWTKLRPGIWNFLEKASKLFELHLYTMGNKVYATEMAKILDPKGVLFSGRVISKGDDGDISDGDDRVHKTKDLEGVLGMESAVVIIDDSVRVWPHNKLNLIVVERYIYFPCSRRQFGLPGPSLLESCVDETPECGSLASCLGVIERIHQNFFSSKSLEEADVRNILVAEQHKILDGCRILFSRVIPLGTNPHLHPLWQMAEQFGAVCTNQMDERVTHVVAYLTGTDKVTWAFNNGKFVVHPDWVEASALLYRRASEHNFAIKP; encoded by the exons ATGAGCGAGAAATGTAAGGGTGAAGATGTAGATGTAGAGGAAGGTGAGATATCGGATTCGTGTTCGGTGGAGGAGATTAGTGAGAAGGATTTTACCAAGGGAGATGAACCCCCCGAAAAGAAAGATAAGGGAGTTGCCGTTACTGCTAGTGCTAATCATTTGGGGGATTCGACTTCGACTAGGGTTTGGACTATGCAGGATCTTTTTAAGTATCAGAATAATAATTATCATCAGATTTCCACTGGTTATGCTTCCGGCCTTTATAACATTGCGTGGGCGCAGGCTGTTAACAATAAGCCTCTTAATCCCTATTTGATTACTAACAATTATATCAATCACACTGCTGATATTTCTAATGTTCATTCTTTGTCTTCCGATGATGAAAATGTGAAGAGCAAAATTAAGAATAACAACTCTGCTGGTGGTGGCAAGCTTGTTATTGAAGttgaggatgatgatgatgagaCGGACAAAGGTGGAATGTTGGAGGAGGGGGAATTGGAGGAAGGTGAGATTGATTTGGATTCTGAAGCTGTTGATTTGGTGAAGGATAATCACTTAGTTGGTGCTGATTTCAAGTCGGTTGCTGTTATTTTTGACAATGAGCTGGAGAAGCAGCTTAATTTAATTTCCCAGGACCTTCACACTCTTTCTTTGACTCATGGGGACAC ATCTTATGCGGGCGTTTGCTCCAGACTACAAAACTTGGTGGACAGCTTAAGGAACGTCCATCTTGATGATTCTATGTCTCAGGAGGATGCCTTAGTTCAGAAGGCCTTTTCTTCAATTCAAACAGTTAAACAT GTTTTCTTCTCCATGAGCGAAAGCTTGAAGGAGCAGAATAAAGACGTATTATCAAG GTTGTTTGCTCATATAACTAGCCAAAATCCTCCTCTGTTTTCTTCCAAGCAGATGACAGAG ATACATGCCATACTTCCTTCTCTGAGTTCTGTCGTTATGTCTTCAAGTGCTGGAGACACTGTTATGGGCGAAGAAATACAATCTGGAGCAATTAAGTTGGTGGAACATAATGAATCTAATGTTTCTGAACATGATACTATGTCTGTAGATTCTCCAGATCAAAATGATTTTCACACATCGGATGTGCTGAAGACAGAAGTAGCGAGTTTTAGGAGCAGAGGAGCAATGCTTCCTTTGCTAGATCTTCACAAGGATCATGATGCAGACACTCTCCCTTCACCTACACGAGAGACCCCACCATTGTTTCCCTTAAAAAAGGCACCGTCTTATGGCAATGGAGAAATGAGACCAGAGTGGCCTGTTCCCAGACCAGCTGTTGATACAAAAATTCCTGTAGTGCAGTCTTATGGAACTGACGCCCTTAAAGCTTTTTCTACTTATCAACAGAAATTTGGTCGAAACACATTTCTTGTGACTAACAGACTTCCAAGCCCAACCCCTTCAGAAGAGAGTGATAGTGGAGATGGGGATACTGGTGGGGAGATTTCGAGCTCTTTAACTCTACCACATGTTATGAATTCACAAGCTAGAGTTTCGTCTATACCTCAAATGGACAATTCCAGTGGACAAGGTATAATGAACCCTAGCAATGCTATTCGTTTGGAATCCGTGACTAATTGTGCAGTCAGAAGTTCCGTAAAAAGTAGAGATCCACGACTCCGTCTTGCCAACTTACGTACTACTTCTACGGGTCTCAATCAACACAGTTTACCATTTTCAAATACTGAATCAGTAGTTTCCCTAGGAGAAGCGACAAACACGAAAAGACAGAAGATTATTCAAAAGCCGACTTTTGATGGTCCTGCAGCAAAGAGGCAAAAAAATGAGTTAGATTCTCGAGCTGCTGGTAATGTAGAAACTGTCTCAGGACATGGTGGTTGGTTAGAAGACAGAGGTACAGCTGGATTGCGTGTTACTGGTACTGACCTCTCTGTGGATGAAAAAGAAAGTCTGCCTAGGAATTTTGAGAATGCAATGGTTTCTTCTGGGACAAATAGCAATACACTCTGCGGTAGAAGCATGGAACCTAACACCGCAGTATCTTTAACTTCTTTCCTAAAGGATATTGCTGTAAATCCAACACTATGGATGAATATATTTAAGAAGACTGTTGAGCCTGCAAAAATACTTAGTGAACCTTTAGGTTCAGACTCTGTGTTAAGATCACTTCCGAATAATGTTCTGCCGATGATTCCGGCTCCTGAACAGAGATCAGATGGAGCACTTCAGGCCCCGCAAGCAGCTTCATCA GATGAGTTTGGGAAACTTCGCATGAAACCCCGTGACCCTCGTCGTGTTCTCCAAAATAATATCTCCCATAAGGTTGGGAATTTGGAGTCAGGTCAGGCTAAATCAAAAAATTCAACCTTCCTCGAAATAGTGAACCAGAATGTCCAGAAACAAGATCAGTTAAAGTCTGTGTCCAACCAGTCAACTGAAGCACCTGATATTGCTAGGCTATTCACCAAGAATTTAAAAAATATAGCTGATATCTTGTCTGTCTCCCAAACAAGTACATCACCTTCAGCATCTTCTCAGATTCCTTCATCACAAGGAATACAAGTTCGTCCAAGTTCCTCGAGTTCAAAAGGAGTACTTCCGGAACCAAGTCGCTTGACTGGTGAGAGTGGCTTGCCATCAGAAGCAGTTACTGCTGCCCCTTCTCAATCTCAGAACAAATGGAGAGAGGTTGAGCATTTATTTCAGGGATTTGATGACAAGCAAAAGGCTGATATACAGAAAGAAAGGGCAAGGAGGCTTGAAGAACAAAACAAAATGTTTGCTTCTCGTAAGCTCTGCCTAGTCTTGGATCTTGATCACACTCTATTGAATTCTGCAAAG TTTACTGAAGTAGACCCCGTGCATGAAGAGCTTTTGAGGAAGAAAGAGGAAGAGGATCGCGAATACCCACATAGGCATCTTTTCCGATTTCCTCATATGGGAATGTGGACTAAATTGCGTCCGGGGATCTGGAATTTTTTAGAGAAG GCTAGTAAGCTCTTCGAGTTACATCTCTATACTATGGGGAACAAGGTGTATGCCACAGAGATGGCAAAAATCCTTGATCCAAAAGGAGTTCTGTTTTCCGGTAGAGTAATCTCTAAGGGTGATGATGGGGATATTTCTGATGGTGATGACAGGGTTCATAAGACTAAAGATTTGGAGGGAGTTTTGGGTATGGAGTCGGCTGTTGTAATTATAGACGATTCCGTAAGGGTTTGGCCACACAATAAACTGAATTTAATTGTTGTGGAGAG ATACATATATTTTCCTTGTAGTAGACGTCAATTCGGGCTTCCAGGCCCTTCCCTACTTGAAAGTTGTGTTGATGAAACGCCAGAGTGTGGGAGTCTAGCATCTTGTTTGGGG GTGATTGAGAGAATACATCAGAACTTTTTTTCAAGTAAATCCTTGGAAGAAGCTGATGTTAGGAACATTCTAGTTGCAGAGCAGCATAAAATTCTAGATGGTTGCCGGATTCTCTTCAGCAGGGTGATTCCACTTGGAACCAATCCTCATTTGCACCCATTGTGGCAGATGGCCGAGCAATTTGGTGCTGTGTGCACTAATCAGATGGATGAACGCGTAACCCATGTTGTTGCATATTTAACGGGGACCGACAAG GTGACTTGGGCATTTAATAATGGAAAATTTGTTGTGCATCCTGACTG GGTGGAAGCTTCAGCTTTGCTGTACCGGAGAGCCAGTGAACATAATTTTGCCATCAAACCATAA